In Desulfofustis limnaeus, the genomic stretch TATTCCTTTTTTAGAAATGCAGATTTATTATTATAATTTATTAGCAAGGTGGTAACATGGCAGATTATACAAAAAGTCATAAACTTTGTTGCACATGTTCGTGTTGGGGAGGCCCTAGAAAACTGACAAATAATGGGCGGTGGGTAAATGTAAAAAGCATTACTGACAAAGGCAAGTGCCAAATGCCAAGAACCTCAACAACTAATATGAACATGGGTGCTGCTAATACTTGTAAAAAATGGGACAAATGGGGGCCATTAACTTAAGCTCGAGAGGTGGCCTTACCCATTTGAACAGTTTGCCGTAGTTTCTTAAGTGGAAGCTCTGCCTGTTCTTATGCTGCCAGGTTTACCGCAGGCAGCATCATTCCATACGCTTCATCAGGTGCCATCGTATCCAGCTTTGAATGTGGTCTGGCCTGATTATACCAAGCGAGATACTGTTTGATTGATGTCCGTGCCTCACCTACTGAATCATACGCATAAAGGTAGACTCGTTCGTATTTGATCGTTTTCCATAAACGTTCCACAAAAATGTTATCACACCAGGCTCCTCGGCCATCCATGCTGAGCTGACAGCAGTAGTTTTTACTGCCTGGATAAATTCGTGCGCCGTAAACTGACGGCCCTGGTCGGTATCAATTTTCCGGGGCCACCTCTTACAAAACTCTCCACCCCTTTCCTTAACCTTACCCCTCCGGTTCCAGCCCAAACGCCCATTCAAGATACTCCATCCAGTCGTGGACCGTCACAAGGCAATCACAGACAGCTGCTACACCTTGGTGATGGCGTAGCCTGGCAAAGAACAAAGGATACCATCAAACGAGTCAAGGAGGGGGGGGGAGACGTACCAGTGGCAGTAGTTGCAATGGAGACATTAAGAGGTAGGCGTTTTAATGCACCTTGATATTATATGCGATTTGCAAATGACAATTCAGTACGAAATGCAAATTACAGTTTTAGTTCTAAAATCAGAATCCGATGCATAACAATCTTAAATATGAATAATCGCGTTTTAGAAGCGCGCAAATCATACTTCACTGACATAGCTAACTAATTTTTAATATGGAACTTCACCTTCTACATTCGCTATGCCACGTGAAGTTAGCACTAATTTTCCCTTATATATGGCATCCCACTTATCTATATATTCCCCTTCCACTAATCTCAAACAAATTATAACTTTTTTGTCAATTTGTCTTTCAAGCCATCCCTGAACGAAATCTGCTGAACAATTAATTTCATGATCACTATTTACTAGTTCTGTTAGATTGTCAGATATTTGACTATTTAATAAGCTAAAAGCTTCTTCAAAAGAAGGATGGTGATCCAACTCGTAAATGATCTTACATAACAATCGTATAAAAAAGTCATAACAATCGTTATCAAACTCAAACTTTGCATCTTTCCCTAAGCGTTTGTAAACTGTTTCAAAGGGTAAAGAAGGAAATGCCTCCTGGTAGTGATCGTAAGCACCTTGATTAATATTATTTTCGCGCGTAATATCCTTGTCTTTCATACTCTCCTCACATAGGAAAATATTACACTAGATAGCAAACAAATTTGAAAATTGACATCCATAACTTGATTGAAGATGCTCATCAGATCATCGATGGCTCGTCGATCTACGAAGAGATCGACCTCAATGTCGCCGTGCAGTCAAGAGATAGAACCAAAGAAATCTATGGTAACGTAGAGGCGGCAACTATCAATGCAAATTTAGAAATGGTTGATAAGATCAAGGTGGTTACGATTCCATCTCAGGAGGGTATCGTTTTAATAGCAGACTAATAACCTCATAAACGACACCGTAGATCTTCTCATCCTTAGATGCACTTTTTCCTGCAACATTCAGTGTTGCAATGCCGTTTTCTTTAACCCATTGGTTCAATACTTCACATGCTTCAGCGATAGACAAGGCTGTCATGTCAAGATGGAACCACGGCTTGTTATGCTTGATTGCCAGTTTTCTTGTCAGCTCTGAGCCACCAGACAAACCACCGTGGGTGAAAATAATAGTGCCATCTGAGTTTAGGACATTCTGCTCAGTGCGTTTCGGATAACCAGCGGTCGGCATTTCTCGGACTACATAACGCTCTGGCAGAGAACCGACTTCGGTCTTCCTGCCCTTTGGCACCCAGCCACCATACGAAAATCCATTGTGAATAGCGGCATCAATAGCCGCAATATCAGCACCCATCTGGCAGCCTGAGACGATCTTCTTCAGCATACCGGATTCACGCTAGGCCACCGGTTGGGCAACCATTCTTTTCGAGCATCTTCAATTTTCGCGAGTATCTGCAATGTTGGGGTTCCCTCATGTATTTCTCCTTCCCATAATTCCGGCCATCGCAAATGCTTTTGAAGGCAGTGAGCTGAAGTCAATCATAAATTTGGCTCATCTTGAATTACTCAAGGAGTGGGAGCCAAATCGTAGCAGGATACCGCCGTCCTTGTTGATAAGAGATGCTTTAGCACTCCCCTCCCTCAAAGTCTAGTTAAGCAGTTCATGATAACGAGCCCCGCCCACACTCTGGCCACCGATCATTTTATACGTCATGCCACTCACCACCGCCAACTGTTCAGCATAATCTTTCTTCGCTTTGACTATTGAATCGTCCATCTGATGCTCCCCTTTCACCTCAATAATAACATAGGTGTCATCATCTTTTTTCACAAGAAAATCTGGATAATAGCTGCGTACCGTATGGGATTCGGGGTCGATGTACTGGACATAAAAATCTGATTGGCCATGAGTAAGCATCCCGGTGAAATACACTTCTTTGACCTTTTTATCCTGCAGTAGACGCCAAAACAGGTCGCGTTCAGGATTTGAATCAAAGCAATAGGTGTCCATGTGGAAACTCTTCTCTGCTGGCATTTTAACAGCTTGAGGATCACTATTCCGGGCCACCTTGTCTTCTTCTCCAGAAACCTCGTAAAAACCATTTTCAGGCTTATTAATCAGCTCAATATCGTACTCTTCTGTACTCTCGATGGAGGTGATAAGGTAGAGTTTATGAAACAATCGAGGAATCAACTCATCATACAGGAGAGCGTTAAACTCGTTCACCATCTCAAGGATCTTGTCTATCCCTTCCGCTGTATCCGCCAGCATGTCTCCAATGGCTAAACACGGCTTGTTGAGATAGCGTGCGATCTCAGCCACCAGAGTGAGCTCACTGAAAACACGCTGATCACGCAAATGGCTAAGATCTTCGGCCTTGACCTCTTTTTGTTTCACTGCGTGGGCAGCGCTCACCCCCTCCTGGGTATAGTGAAGGAGTCTGTACTTTTCAGTATCTACCTGATCAAGTGCCAGGCTAATGGTCCCCGTTTGTTCCTTTTCCACTATATGGAATTGCCTTTTGATCCGTTTGAGTTTTATTTTCCGCGGTGGAGGCACAACTCGGACCTCATATATATTCTTTTTCTTGCAGGCCCCTTGAAACTCGTCAGCGCTAATACGGAAATTCTGTTGGAGCTCATCGTTGAGGATCTCCATATTGGAACGACTCAAATAGACATGACCGGTGTGCTGCACGTCTCCAATCTGGCGAAGACAGCGCATAGTGGCTTGGAGGACAAATATTTTCGAGGTCGGTTCACGAAACAGACCGACTCCGAACAAAGAGCGGCAATTCCACCCTTCGCGCCCCTTGTTTACCAGCAAAATGAAGCGCTTTTCTGAGCTTGAAGTATCCAATCGGTTGAACTCTCGGATATCATCATTGGTGGTAATTTTTTCATCGCCAACATTAACCAGGATGGTTTCTGATGAAATACCATGCTTTGCCAGTTCCCTCTCGACAACCGGGCGGAGTATTTGTTGAACCTCCCTGATTGTTGATCCAAAAATGGCCAGCTTGGGAAGCATTCCCTCTGGCCGCAACCCATCAGTTGCTTTAAGAAAGTTGGCTATTGTTAAGGAAATAAAATCTTGATCCTTAGTTGTCGTATAACCGTGTAGGATGACCTTTTTCAGGTATTCATTATCAATGGCCTCCTGCAATCCATAAGCATAGACCACTTCCGGGAGAATTTCCTGACCAACATAGGGGGTGCCAGTGTAATTATAACACGCCACAACATGCGTTCCTGAATTTTCCAAACTCTTAGCCAACAGATCCACCGTATTGCGTAAGCTCGTTTTCCTTGTATCTTCCAGGCTGCCAGTGTCTTTCCCGAGGTTTTTTCCAAAGGCATGGTGAGCCTCGTCGATGTAAATCCCTAATTGCCCGAGACGACGTATTTTTTCAAAACGCTGGTTGGTGGTAAGATCCTGTTCATCTTCAGGGACATCAAACTCGTAAAGATCTGCGGCCTGATCATAGATAGACTTTTCGTTATAGGTGAGTTTACCGCTGCCAAAGAGCTTTGCTGTGGGGTTGGCTTCCTTGCGCTGTTTTTTGAGTATAATCTTTTGGGTGTTGGATATGATCAGATTGAATCGGGAATGATCAAGCGTACTCAGCGATGTTCCGGCTTCTTCAAGGAAGTGGAATTGGATATGGCTTGAGAGAAAATTGACATACTCGGGAGGAACAACTTTATCCATCTCAAAAGTCTGGATCTCCTTGAGCGACTGGAGGACAGTCTTGTCAGGAGCAAATACCAGAGCATTGTGACAGTAGTTCTTGTCCTTTGGGAACTTGTTGGCCAAGATGAACTCATAAAAGATACAGGTGGCCATGAGTATGGTCTTGCCCGCGCCCATGGTGAGGG encodes the following:
- a CDS encoding TnsA endonuclease N-terminal domain-containing protein, yielding MAKGKQETIELNFSFYSYLLRFYRHNKGAIRKHYRDLSKKFLDFNDSENAKAFLRTPQFEALEIYIFLKEFQNNRPVHQIFENWYKKKNGFENRKEIGLTGAGETQLSMFDRFDEKSYEKVFKRMKKQARLYPNYIFALTMGAGKTILMATCIFYEFILANKFPKDKNYCHNALVFAPDKTVLQSLKEIQTFEMDKVVPPEYVNFLSSHIQFHFLEEAGTSLSTLDHSRFNLIISNTQKIILKKQRKEANPTAKLFGSGKLTYNEKSIYDQAADLYEFDVPEDEQDLTTNQRFEKIRRLGQLGIYIDEAHHAFGKNLGKDTGSLEDTRKTSLRNTVDLLAKSLENSGTHVVACYNYTGTPYVGQEILPEVVYAYGLQEAIDNEYLKKVILHGYTTTKDQDFISLTIANFLKATDGLRPEGMLPKLAIFGSTIREVQQILRPVVERELAKHGISSETILVNVGDEKITTNDDIREFNRLDTSSSEKRFILLVNKGREGWNCRSLFGVGLFREPTSKIFVLQATMRCLRQIGDVQHTGHVYLSRSNMEILNDELQQNFRISADEFQGACKKKNIYEVRVVPPPRKIKLKRIKRQFHIVEKEQTGTISLALDQVDTEKYRLLHYTQEGVSAAHAVKQKEVKAEDLSHLRDQRVFSELTLVAEIARYLNKPCLAIGDMLADTAEGIDKILEMVNEFNALLYDELIPRLFHKLYLITSIESTEEYDIELINKPENGFYEVSGEEDKVARNSDPQAVKMPAEKSFHMDTYCFDSNPERDLFWRLLQDKKVKEVYFTGMLTHGQSDFYVQYIDPESHTVRSYYPDFLVKKDDDTYVIIEVKGEHQMDDSIVKAKKDYAEQLAVVSGMTYKMIGGQSVGGARYHELLN
- a CDS encoding putative molybdenum carrier protein — encoded protein: MLKKIVSGCQMGADIAAIDAAIHNGFSYGGWVPKGRKTEVGSLPERYVVREMPTAGYPKRTEQNVLNSDGTIIFTHGGLSGGSELTRKLAIKHNKPWFHLDMTALSIAEACEVLNQWVKENGIATLNVAGKSASKDEKIYGVVYEVISLLLKRYPPEMES